The Gopherus evgoodei ecotype Sinaloan lineage chromosome 4, rGopEvg1_v1.p, whole genome shotgun sequence nucleotide sequence CCCTTTTGAATATTCCCTGAAATGGGTGCAGGAGGAACAGCTACTATCTAATTattaaaactggttggaaaatggatcTATGtcataaaaaaaatagattttgaagTTTTGTTTCATCACAAATTAAAATTTTGAAGTTGTTCCagaattgaaatgtttcaaaaaaatgcttcatttaaaaaaatgtgaaatgttttcattttgatattttaatttttttattaaatataaatataaggtCTCGTCTACACTATAGCCATAAATCGGTACTTCACTATCTTGATCCGGGCAACGTGGTCATACCGACCTAACCCCCCATGTACACAGCACTATGGCAGTGgtagctgacatagctactgcctctctggaaggtggattaactaagctgaggggagagcacTTCATTAAAAAGCTACAGTGGTGTGGCATTTTAAGAGTAGGCATGCTCTGAAATGCAATACATTTGGAAAAGACAAGTATTTCCCACTTTCCCCCCATTcagtcttagggctggtctacactatggggggaagtcgatcttagatacgcaacttcagctacgtgaataatgtagctgaagtcgaatatctaagatcggattactcacccgtcctcaccgcgcaggattgatgtccgcggctccccctgtcaattccgcaactccgttggggttggtggagttccggaatcgatataagcgagctcagggattgatatatcgcatctagatgagatgagatgcgatatatcgatccttgagcaatcgattttaacccgccgataggGCGCGTAgtctagacatagccttagttgtttccagcagtcatcttgaGTGGAGTAGCAGGGGAGAACTGATAACTTGGATTACTtcactccccacccttaaataggatttgcataaggcaggaatcctttgtctctcaaACTTGaaacatccccccacccccacacacacttccgttccagtggaaagttacaagaagtcacAGGTAATgttcagtatcaggtgacaaaACCACCTGATTGTAGTATTCCAGAGTCCATGCGTTAGCAGCAATATGGAGCACCCGCAGGAAAGGCAAgcctttcacagtccattgtgcTAGCTGATGGGCTATTAgcactgtctggcttttccactgttgtacctgaagtgttagcagtggaAGTGAACCAAAGCAGGAAATATTAAATAGATACACAGGCCAagattcctaactttagatacagaaatgaaatATTCACACAAGTAGGGCAAACACATTCAGTAAACCATAATcttttcaatgatatctcacatgaacTATCtcgcataaagcatattccagttgtgTCACattcatattcataagcatacctccataaagaatatggagtgcaacatcacaatagGTCATTCAGGGTGTCAACAGGTTACACTCAATAGGGAGTATGTGCAGAGAAGAAATAGGGTGTTGCTATGCTGGAAGGTTTTAAAGGGTGCCATCAACTGATTGTTTGCTCTAGAGACAACTTCAGAGATTCTTCAAGCTGTTGCTGTACTAAATAGATGGCAGGGACTTCATGTGTTTCCCCTAGTTTCCCCAgaaatcaatagggttctgcAGTTGATGCCAAAATCATTTTCTGAAATTTTGGGATTGGCTGTGGTATACGGCatacacacagacagacaaacagaaaaATGCCTTTGAAGTGAGTGTAAGGCCTTCGCAAGCTCAACCAATAATATTCTACTACTGAGAAGTCCACTAAGAACTGctctctttcaaaatggctgccatctccaTCAGGACTGAAGTCCAAGCCCACGGTCAGGTGGCTATTTTGAGAAAGGCAACTATTTCCCATTGTTCTCAGACGGACTGAAATCTCAGGCTGCTTTTAACAAATATGAGTGTTGGTCTCACTCTCATTGGAAAGTGGTTTTTTTGacagtgctgccacagcagcactttaatgcCTCAAGTGTAGATAAAGCCATAGAGAAGAAAGTTATGCATCAGCCTCTGCTGGAAGAAACttatgaaaaaaggaaaaaaaaatccagaatatttattttcaaatattactTATTGCCCTAGATTTACTCAACAGAGGAGAGAGTAAGGGGAaaacagagctgtgtgtggaagGATACAAGAGGAGgaaaatgagtgtgtgtgtgcgtgtgtgtgtgtgagacagagaggaaatgtggggtgcaggagggagggtgaAACTGGAGCAAGCGTGTGCAGGGGATTATGGAGGACAGAGAGGAAGAGGGATTTGGAATATGCATGCAGGGGATGTAGGGAGGTGAAAGAGGCAGGGAACTTTTGGCATGGTGTTGTGTGAATCTGGTGATGCAAAGCATCTGCTAACCCAGTCTAATCGGACCATGTGCTCTGAGTCTGGGGTAGAGCAGCCAGAGTATGCCATTGAATCTGgccttaaaaattaaattaaaaaagaatgcAAGGCTGATACTTCCTATCTTTAGATTGGAgggagaggatgggagggaggaagacaCTAGTGCACCATGAGAGCGGAGAGGGTGACAacagtgggagggaagggggagctagtttttttaaaagaaattcatgACATGCCACCCCCAGACTTGGGCTAGTAGCAGGATTTGAACTCTGTCTCTATAAATCCCCAGCTTAGCTCAGACCTCATCATTTGAGCTATACTCAGAAATAGTTGTTAGCTTTTGTCAAGGCTGAAGTATCAATACATTTACTCTCTTGCGCTGCttacctgtggggaaaaaaaggtttgtttaaaaaaattctgttctgCTTTATTATATATACAGAAGGCTTGAGTGTGTAAAGTGTTTTTTGTTCAACTCAAGCTTCTGATATATAGTTGCAAGAAAAGATCTCTTCAGAACCAATGCCTCTTTAATTATAGGACCAAGAAAGCTTCCACACCACTTATCTGGGCTTGCAGTGAGATCCCTGCCGAAATTGGGGATGACTAAATGCAGCAGTACTGAaatttctaatgtatttattcttttAGAAGAAAACCCCCACtttgttaacattttttattttgttctttggtGGTTTGCTTCCAACCCTTTCAGATTGTTTTCTATTATAATACTCAGCTCTAATATAGGGCTTTTCATGAGCAGATCTCAGAACTCAGATATCATTAAGAAAGACGCTATGGCTGTGTCTACATTGACATGTAAGCCTAGGGTTAGTGGGATTTGAGTCAGCTGACCTATGTCAGGGAACGGTTTGAGCACCTCCATTGCATTTTAATCCTAAGTTAAGGATTGTCTGACCTGTGCTTGAACCTAGGGTTCTAGCCTCCCCACTGCAGTGCATAGACCTGAGTCAAAGTAACCCTATCCCAGAGTGCTTGGTGCCCCCCTATCCTAATGTCAGTACTCTAGCCCTATGAATACGTTTCATTGTGGGGAAAAACTAATGCCCACCCTATTTGTTAACTGTGACAGTGCTGTTGATGGGATTCAGCTGCCCATAAGGAGCACATGAGCACAGAAACTGCATAATTAGCCCAGTTGGTGGCTGTCTCAGTAGAATGACTGCAGTTTGTTATGGCTTTACACTGAACTACCGTCTAATCTGAGTTGGGTTCTCTACCTCTAGGCTGTCACATTGGCAGGAAAATGCCCACGTgctcctgttctgtggataattAGGACGTCAGTCTCCAGAGCTGCCAAACTATTAAATGAAACTTTgcgattcttaatttttaaaaaggggctaTTCAATGAAGCTGGTTTTGTTtgagttttttaatttatttttgactATTTTGAAGTTTGACATAAAATGACAGAATCAGAGGAAAAACACTCCCTCACCCACGCAAGCTGGCTGCTGCCAGCTACGGAGTGCTGTAGTGTTTCCCCAGGGCTTGGGGTGAAGTGTgctccaccctcccaccccaagaaTCCCTCATCCttgcccccactgcaccctggGAGGCAGAGATAAAGGATCCCTGGAGTCTGTGGGGAAGTTTTGGGGCTGCTCCCACTCATTGCCCTCACACTGCATGCTGCCCAGGCATCTCTACACATGCAGCCCCAGAGAGGGCAGTAGGAGCCTGGGAGCAAGGAACAGAGAGTAGAGTGGGACCAAGTGGCTGCCCTGCAGGGAAGGGGAGCAACAGAGTTCCTGGCTCAGCACAGCCAGAGGAGGGATGACTATCAGCAtcctggcagctgggagctgtctcccacctctcagcttTGTTACTGGCAAGCTCTGCATAGTAGCAAGGAAGAGCTGGAGccaaagctgccaccaccaaatgagTGCGAAGGGGTGGGCTAGGCCCaatggccagggccggctttagctagtgcagggcccaatttgcgGGGCATGTACTCTCCGAGCGGCACTGCGGATTTCCACCCTCCAGCGGTGGTAGCGGGGCcatggggttgcggggctccggccggggTAGCAGGGCTGTGGGACTTGCCGCACTCTGGCTGGGGGAGCGGGACcgcggggttgcagggctccggCCAGGGGAGCGGGACTGCagggttgcagggctctggccGGGAAAGCAGGGCGGTGGGGATAAGAGTCTCTGGCTGGGATAGTAGGGTTGTgtggctccggccgggagagtggggctgcagggttgcggggctctggtcAGGATAGCGGGGCCACGGGACTTGCCGCACttggctgggggagtgggaccgcagagttgcggggctccggctgggagagcggggccacgggACTTACGGGGCTCTGGCTGGTGTAGTGGGGCCACAGGACGTGCCGCCTTCCGGCCTGGGGAGCGGGACCATGGGGTTGCGGGGCGCCGGCTGCGggagcggggccacggggctccaGCCGAGGGAGCCGGGCCAAAAGGCAAACGCtgacattaacattgtttcagtctGTGTGTTACTTGACATCCTGTATTCAGTGTCACCATAGAAGGGAAAGGCTCTGCATAGACGGAAATTTGCCTGGGCATCGgtagaaaatgttaaataaaattaaacctggcgctttgtcatcttgtgtcatcatttttatttcttagctttcagctatttaagtgaACTCTAAAACTTTCATACTGACTGTTTCCTATCTGACATTGTATCTCTCTAATGCCTTCATAACcatcattgacttttttccattttaatactatcccatagtatcagagagagtgagaaaaatagcaaataaaggtaCATGACTATCATTCTATCTCTATAGAGAATGATAGATATACATGCATCTGTCTCACACAGAGAGATGTGATGCATTtcctgctgccagggccggctttaggaaatgTGGGTCctaattcgaacagtttcgacgggccccccgcagggatgactaaaaaaaccccaaaaacatgtaaaaaaacatgtggggcttgtactcactggacagtgctccgagtcttcggggGCACTTCAGTGTCggctccttcactcgctccaggtcctcagcagcactgaaggacctgcccccgaagacccagaacaagcgaAGAACCCatcgctgaagtgccaccgaagacccagagtgccgccaggtgagtaaaaatgaaaaaggcgcctctagccagggaagagattctcactgggtgagggccctcttaggtgcagggcccgattcgagggaattggtggaatagtcctaaagccggtcctgccaacggccccctgctggaggcctcaggatCCTGCCACTCTTGTCCCAGGGAAGGAGTACTAGAGGAGTcttccaagctgcctagagtggctgcaggggacaCAGCCAGTTAGGGCACAGGAAGGCCATATAAaaaggacctgcaaagccagagacaggcagttccttgctggagccaGAGGAGTCCAGATGGTGTCCTTGGTTGGCCAAAGGGAACTGCAGCACCATGAACAGATCAGTGCTAGCAGGGACTGGGTGAGCgagaaagagctcctggctggcagcTGGCCCTGAATGTGGAAGAGCCCTGATCTAAGGGTGAAGCACTGGttaaggctggggctgcagggaagtgaccTAgggaactgaaagcagcttagTTAGAGGGACACAGCGGCATGTGGCCACTATTCTTAGGGTCCCTAGGCTGGGACTTGCAGTAATGGGCGGTCTTGGGTGCCCCCCATAGGCCACTAGGAAAGTGGCCTATAATTGGACAGCCATAACTCCCAAGAAGAGGACCTGAACTACGTAGTGGCCTGGCTGAACAGCTGGGGACAGAAGGGCCCAGATAGGAAGTATCGCTTCCAGGGAGAAGCTCTGGGGCTACAGCCTGATACCAGGGCTGGAGCTATTTTAAGACTGAAAAtacacctgaccagaaggggcACTCTTGAGAGGTGGGTGCCACGCCATTAccaggaggctgtggggaaggttTGTGGCTACTTCCCACTTGCCACCCTGACAGTGCCACAGCTGGGGCACCCCTGCACATGTAGCCTAGAGGGCCTGAGAGcaacagccagagagcacagcaggAACAAGCAACTGCCATGCTGCaagaaggagctggagctgccaccACTGAAGGAGACCGTGGAGGAATTTTGGGGGCTGACTTCCACTCACTCCCCTGACAGTGCCTGCAGCCCAGGCACCCCTGCACATGCAgccccagaggggctgggggcaagggCCAGAGAGTGGAGTAGGGACCAAGCAGCTGCCATGCAGAGATGGGGAGCAGCAGGGATCATGGCTCAGCATGGCCAGGAGAGGGATGACTCCCAACATCCCAGTGGCTGGGAACTGCATCGTGCCTGGCAGCTTTGCTCCTTGGCTTGGGGGAACTCTGTGCAGCAGCAAGGAGGAGTCAGAGCAGGAGCAGCTGCCACTGGGAGAGGAGCAGGAATAGGGATCGTGTTTGACCAGGCAGGAATGGTGCTTCCGACtgctgggctggctgcctgcagcgCTGCTCCTCTGTCACCAGGATCTCTAGGATACACCCAGAGAGCTTCCAGGACCCAAGTCAAGCCAGGGCTATGTGCACACaggaaagcaatagggcttggatCCTAGGTCCCAGCTTAACATGGGCTCAGACCATCCAGCCCTGCAAGGTCCTGGAACCCTAGATCTGAGCCCCAGCTTAGCACAGTTGCTGCATGGACACAATGGGGGTTAGACTTGAGCCCAGGCTTACATTGTTGTGTAGAAATACCGTTAACTGGCTACtccaatggtttaaaaaaaataagagtatTGCTTCTGGTGGACGTTTTGAATCAGTCATTGAACTAGTGTCTACAAAGCAATTCTCTTTGCCTGCCTCAACTGTGGGTTTACTAGGGAGCTTATTACTGCAGAGAACCCTGAATGAATAACTTGTCTCAATGTCCTGAACTGTGTGATACTCTGTGATTTTTGTTGCACTAACATTCATGTGAAATTTCTCTTTCAGCTTTGGGTCCTCAGCAAATACCTGAAACATCAGCAAATGGTATGTGGCATTCAATAAGGAATTGCATTGCATAATTATTAGTGATTACCAGAAATAGGCTAGGTCAGCCAGACATTGGGTTTACTAGTAGAAATAATGAGTAACACCTCAGAGTGCAGCCTCACCAGATCACACAGGTTACAcagggtgggatgggggatgAGGAAATGAATGGGGAGATCTCCAAGAAAGAATCAGGTGCTGTAGAACATGGTGCTGGTGAGGAGGTGGAGATGTTGTCTCAGAGGCAGTACTGACCCAGTGCAGCAGCATGATGCTGGAAGACACTCTcctgctagggacaccatctttTAAACGAGGCAAAATAACTAGAGGTCAACATTTGTGGTCACTGAAGGTGCTATGGCACTTTTTTAAACCTCTGGGCCCTGGACAAATTTTAGGTTATATTTAGTTATATTCTTTGCACTTAAATTCCAATTACTGTTTCAATTATACCTGTCATTCTCTATCACTTCATGTCCTACTTTGTTACAGAGGCCATTGTGCACTGTTAAAGGtttcaccctagaggtggctgcatttcagtaactGATGAAGTGATTCTTATTATATGTTTAGAAGTGTAATCTGGAGTTTTCAGAACCCCCAACAGGGGAACTTAACTTTTTCACTTCAGACAGTGTAAGGAATAAATCAACAGGAACACAGCTCTTCCGTCTGATAGAGCACACTTGCATGAATCTCATCTAAAACAGCAATTTATTAGATTTACGCACACACAaccataagcaataggtttagaacatcccagatatttacctGACATGTGGAACGGTATTGAGTAATTAACAGCAGGTTTGCACTGCCCAGTTGTTCATCCACCGGGGAGAAACGGTGTCAGGAAAACGTCTTTCAAGATGACATCAGAGAATTGCTTCCAAGTACACTCTTTTAGCTAACCTTTTATAACAGCAAAAACATAGGTCATAATGATCCCTACTGAATCAAcacttttcctaactttcaataAACTTCTAATATGAGAGGTGTCTAGAGTCACGTTTTTCCAACCACCAAGGTTTTCAGTCCTAGTTTTTTACTTGTCTCTACCCTCCTCCgattctgattagcagaaactgtaGCTAGTTTTAACTTTGCTTGGTAAAAGCCTGTCTCCAAATCAACTCTTAACTATGTGGTGATCTATTTCATTAATTCATGGTGGCTGAATGCACATAATATGGCTGCAATTGGCTTGATCGTATCCTGAGGTACACACACCCCTCAAATCCAGAGAAACAGAAGATCTGAGCCTACACTTTTCCCTCacatcattgatttcaatgtgaccACTGATGTGAGTAAGGACAGCGCCCACAGTTAATTTATGTGGGGACACTTTATGATGATAGGTGCACTATAAACTTAGAGTACCAGTATTATTGTTTAAATAGGTTTATTGTAACATTACAATAATATCTAATGCTTCTTGTCACTAACTCAGCTTACAGAGTGAAGTACAAAGAACatataaaaaacaaatacagcacAATAAAAGACATGAATGCTCGTCTTGGTGAGAATGTGAAGCTAAACAACAGATACACAAAGCTGATCATTGTAAATGAACATCGTCACAAAAAGCAGAAAGAACATGAAATAATGGCCTTGGGACGGAGACATGCAGAAATCATGGTTGAGCGCGCTAGTCCTATCACCATAGCCAATTTATTTGACTCTGATAAAGATGGACAGTCACCACAAATTGtcgtgctgcagggagctgcagggattgGAAAAACACTGACAGCAAGAAAGATCATGTTGGACTGGGCAAATGAAGGACTGTATCAGAACAGATTTGATTATGTTTTCTACATAAATTGCAGGGAAATAAACTTGGTCCATGAGCAGGGAAGTGTTGAAGATTTGATTTTAAAGAATTGTCCTGATCAAAATGCACCAACTAAAGAGATTCTGATGAATCCAGAAAAACTCCTATTCATAATTGATGGTTTTGATGAACTGAGATTTTCCTTTAATCAACCAACAAGTAATCTGTGCTCGGATCCCTGTAAGAAGCAGCCAATGGAAATCATACTGAACAGTTTATTCAGGAAAGAAGTGCTTCACAAATCTTACTTAATAATTACTACAAGACCAACTGCCATGGAGAAACTTGGGCAGTGTTTGAAAGATGAACGTTGTGCATATGCAGAGATCTTGGGATTTTCTGAAAATGAGAGAAAAGAATATTTCTACAAGTTCTTTGGGAATGAAGAACAAGCAAGAAGAGCCTTTAACTTTGTAAAAGACAATGAAATGCTGTTCACCATGTGCTTTGTCCCCATTGCATGTTGGATCATCTGCACGGTTCTGAAACAACAGATGGAAGCAGGTGAAGATCTTGCACAAACTTCCGATACAATCACTGGCATCTACATGCTCTATCTCTTCAGTTTATTAGAGGGTCACAGCAGCAATTCAGAGAAACAACAGGTACAAGATAACTTGAAGGGACTTTGCTCTTTGGCTGCAGATGGACTCTGGAGGCAGAAAATACTGTTTGAAGAAGAAGATGTCAAGAAACATGGCTTAGATAAACCTGATTCCCTCTTTCTGAATGAGAACATGTTTCAAAAAGGCATTGGCTGTGAACGTGTTTACAGCTTCATTCACTTGAGTTTTCAAGAGTTTTTTGCAGCTTTGTTTTATGTGTTGGAGAAAGaagaaacagcaaaaaaatcAGAAACTGCTATACAACCTGtagaaaaattatttgaaaagtgTGGAAAATCTAGGAATTATTTAATGTTAACAGTGCAATTCTTGTTTGGTCtcttaaataaaaagagaatggAGGAGATGGAGAAAAATCTTAGCTGCAAATTTTCACCCCAAATTAAAAATAGTTTACTAATGTGGGTTAAAGAAAAACCCTTTTTGTCGTTGTTCAACTATGATAAATTGCTTTCTGGTAAGGAGGAGATAATTTTCTATCTGGATTATTTTTACTGTTTGTATGAAATTCAAGAAACCAAATTTGTACAGAGTGCAATGAATCATTTCACGGAGCTAAAATTTACTCATCATACCTTTACCAAAATGGATCAAATTGTTCTTCAATTCTGTATAAAGAATTGCTGTAAACTGGAGTCCATTTACATAGAGAAGTGTAGGTTTCTAACTGAAGGCCCGAATGAAGATTCCCCAGGACCATGCAAGTGGCCACTTCGGTGAGTGTTATCTgagatctaaaaatatttaacttatttttttaaacattgattttttcccctcggGTTTTCATAGCTCACATATGGCAAAATGACCCACCATAAAAATGACTCAATTTAGTGACAAACATTAAAGACTGGGAAGGACCATGCCACATCCATTCCCAGCCCTTAAAAGCATGGAAAATATGAAGTTAACGGGAAAGACTTGTGCACTCATTTCTACCTTGATGTTGCCTAAACGTTGTCAGTAATGCTGCAGTTCTCCATTTGGCTTTCACCTCCAATCCCAATAACTACCAAAAGCAATATGTACCCCAGCTTCATCACACTTTCACTCCAGTGCAAAACTCTATGGAGTGCTAGAGTGTGGAGCTCgagtgaatgagagatgaagaGGTTGTGGGTGGCTGAGATCTTTTTAGAGATGAAGTGAGTGTTCTGGAGGCAGCAAGAGAAGAGAAGGTGACAGTAGGAAAGCAGAAGGGTGGGCATGAGGTTAGGCAGAATGGCAGCAGAAGGGCCAACGTGGTGGTGGGGTATGTGTGTGGGAGGTAGAGAAGGAGAGGATTGAGGGAGAGCCCAGGTTAGAGCAGATATCAGAATTCAGGAGGCAGTTATGAATATGGGACCTATATCT carries:
- the LOC115650588 gene encoding NACHT, LRR and PYD domains-containing protein 3-like isoform X3, translated to MTTDKNLKEILLDILDNLSGEKEGDVERFKFSLENADYEKKAPIPKGRLQEADTRMKLVDLLCEYYKEHDAVNVAISVLEKINLRDSAAKLKEARKKALGPQQIPETSANAYRVKYKEHIKNKYSTIKDMNARLGENVKLNNRYTKLIIVNEHRHKKQKEHEIMALGRRHAEIMVERASPITIANLFDSDKDGQSPQIVVLQGAAGIGKTLTARKIMLDWANEGLYQNRFDYVFYINCREINLVHEQGSVEDLILKNCPDQNAPTKEILMNPEKLLFIIDGFDELRFSFNQPTSNLCSDPCKKQPMEIILNSLFRKEVLHKSYLIITTRPTAMEKLGQCLKDERCAYAEILGFSENERKEYFYKFFGNEEQARRAFNFVKDNEMLFTMCFVPIACWIICTVLKQQMEAGEDLAQTSDTITGIYMLYLFSLLEGHSSNSEKQQVQDNLKGLCSLAADGLWRQKILFEEEDVKKHGLDKPDSLFLNENMFQKGIGCERVYSFIHLSFQEFFAALFYVLEKEETAKKSETAIQPVEKLFEKCGKSRNYLMLTVQFLFGLLNKKRMEEMEKNLSCKFSPQIKNSLLMWVKEKPFLSLFNYDKLLSGKEEIIFYLDYFYCLYEIQETKFVQSAMNHFTELKFTHHTFTKMDQIVLQFCIKNCCKLESIYIEKCRFLTEGPNEDSPGPCKWPLRLEWCRLTDTVCGTLAAILRTSQSLTELKLPDNILGDAGVWLLCEGLKHPNCKLKTLDLWKCRLTDAACGDLAAVLRTSQSLTELNLSGNKLGDAGVKLLCEGLKHPNCKLERLLMWSCGVTDAACGDLATVFRTSQSLTELDLGAHYSLGDAGVQFLCEGLKHPNCKLERLKLWSCHLTDDSYRDLAGVLSTSHSLTELNLSHNKLGSVSKVPQVLFDNKLGDARVQLLCEGLKHPNCKLQKLELSDCGLTDTSLGDLATALRTNQSLTVLNLGGNKLGDAGVQLLCDGLKHSNCKLHKLDLKGCGVTATGCGDLAPVLRTNQSLTELSLRGNNLGDAGVQLLCKELKHPNCKLQTLDLGYCGVTATGCKDLAPVLRTSHRLTELNLWGKLGDAGVRLLCKGLKHPNCKLQKLHLTKGYLSEEMQAELDAVKDTKPDLVIELLDW
- the LOC115650588 gene encoding NACHT, LRR and PYD domains-containing protein 3-like isoform X2, with translation MTTDKNLKEILLDILDNLSGEKEGDVERFKFSLENADYEKKAPIPKGRLQEADTRMKLVDLLCEYYKEHDAVNVAISVLEKINLRDSAAKLKEARKKALGPQQIPETSANAYRVKYKEHIKNKYSTIKDMNARLGENVKLNNRYTKLIIVNEHRHKKQKEHEIMALGRRHAEIMVERASPITIANLFDSDKDGQSPQIVVLQGAAGIGKTLTARKIMLDWANEGLYQNRFDYVFYINCREINLVHEQGSVEDLILKNCPDQNAPTKEILMNPEKLLFIIDGFDELRFSFNQPTSNLCSDPCKKQPMEIILNSLFRKEVLHKSYLIITTRPTAMEKLGQCLKDERCAYAEILGFSENERKEYFYKFFGNEEQARRAFNFVKDNEMLFTMCFVPIACWIICTVLKQQMEAGEDLAQTSDTITGIYMLYLFSLLEGHSSNSEKQQVQDNLKGLCSLAADGLWRQKILFEEEDVKKHGLDKPDSLFLNENMFQKGIGCERVYSFIHLSFQEFFAALFYVLEKEETAKKSETAIQPVEKLFEKCGKSRNYLMLTVQFLFGLLNKKRMEEMEKNLSCKFSPQIKNSLLMWVKEKPFLSLFNYDKLLSGKEEIIFYLDYFYCLYEIQETKFVQSAMNHFTELKFTHHTFTKMDQIVLQFCIKNCCKLESIYIEKCRFLTEGPNEDSPGPCKWPLRLEWCRLTDTVCGTLAAILRTSQSLTELKLPDNILGDAGVWLLCEGLKHPNCKLKTLDLWKCRLTDAACGDLAAVLRTSQSLTELNLSGNKLGDAGVKLLCEGLKHPNCKLERLLMWSCGVTDAACGDLATVFRTSQSLTELDLGAHYSLGDAGVQFLCEGLKHPNCKLERLKLWSCHLTDDSYRDLAGVLSTSHSLTELNLSHNKLGSVSKVPQVLFDNKLGDARVQLLCEGLKHPNCKLQKLELSDCGLTDTSLGDLATALRTNQSLTVLNLGGNKLGDAGVQLLCDGLKHSNCKLHKLDLKGCGVTATGCGDLAPVLRTNQSLTELSLRGNNLGDAGVQLLCKELKHPNCKLQTLDLRYCGVTAIGCGDLAPVLRTSQSLTELKLRGNNLGDAGVRLLCKGLKHLNCKLQKLYLGYCGVTATGCKDLAPVLRTSHRLTELNLWGKLGDAGVRLLCKGLKHPNCKLQKLQFVCSRINHIQPPW